In one window of candidate division WOR-3 bacterium DNA:
- a CDS encoding IMP dehydrogenase yields the protein MRNFEKALTFDDVLILPGKSNVLPHEVDLKTKFSR from the coding sequence ATGAGAAATTTTGAAAAAGCTTTAACCTTTGATGATGTTTTAATATTACCAGGTAAAAGTAATGTTTTGCCTCATGAGGTTGATCTAAAAACAAAATTTTCAAGA
- a CDS encoding translocation/assembly module TamB domain-containing protein: protein MKVKRLLIFFLVLIFICILICISYNFAIWKTKKDIEKRLEEFLIENVEIEGSHIDLSGFYFKNLKTRWFQIKGFNLDFNLFALVFFKNAGSLDVEYVELNLDSLISFVNKKLKLEKKEEKESIGTLILFIDNALIRKIKLTYRNREYFLENFKFSLNIQGEEYQIKTFFTSPSIYNLICELSILGKGKYVRIFTKNFKSELFEFNLKADLKERNFLIVLNDSKIKNYFIKNAYIEGSFNENVIEIKRMDVISDIFNITTNFKFKDNTLKGFLQGSFVFDNIKSSIKSNFFIDIKRETFSGDILLTDFIYKDFKFNKIFYRGSISKNFYFDPDSFDIRSDFLESFGKKEEEGITFKIEKMSQEILKKLNSLNFINKFDLSAIGSIRIKEKDFDMIAQGIVKDILIKDFLIDTLNFTCSRNEGINNVNFYSKELNFKGVKMSLDLLGLFFSDFDSINFILKGIFPFLGSIEEEGVFIKKDKREKIKLNHGFLILSPSIDISFDSLKFLNGFSKIKKENEFFYFNLKEGDLSYIPFLDLKGELNSEVRFKIEGNFPVLVDGKINVKNLFYKFLNIDTFNFSFISSRDSIKGNGYFISNRKAGKLNLDYHKENYNFEIYGNDFNINDFNIFVKDLFNLEKGDYDFNFKGNIKNKKFDYIAEVNCENVSGVFYPVALNFNNTHIYLVFRNDTFLYDFTGLSGNGRLRGSGIGKLGLDGNGFSVSGKVSLREVDIYPIPNIEADVNGEIVYKEDQRGLYIEGELLINKAFIYPYFEEEALNRFSKTSINLNLKGENIFITSEYLNAELRGNLSILSPDFTRKVFKGRFDVKRGNIFYLGRIFDIRGNSYVELKGEDKFDPELFIEAETYYFNPVNREKVKIIVITKGKLSAPQFSLRSDPPVYTETELFKMLTFGSELIGSNLIEGTVSTEIRKRLKIKELLITGLLKGDPVFTVGTYVSEKVYLKYSQALYNPSRNLYLIKYFILPTLSIYTEKDEKGSLQSGLEFEFRF, encoded by the coding sequence ATGAAAGTCAAAAGGCTTTTGATATTTTTCTTGGTTTTAATCTTTATTTGTATTTTAATCTGTATTTCTTATAACTTTGCAATATGGAAAACTAAAAAAGATATAGAAAAGAGATTGGAGGAATTTTTAATTGAAAATGTTGAAATAGAGGGATCACATATAGATCTTTCCGGTTTTTATTTTAAAAATTTAAAAACAAGGTGGTTTCAAATAAAAGGATTTAATCTGGATTTTAATCTTTTTGCTCTTGTTTTTTTTAAAAATGCAGGATCACTTGATGTTGAGTATGTAGAACTTAACCTTGATTCCCTAATAAGTTTTGTAAATAAAAAGTTAAAATTAGAGAAAAAAGAGGAGAAGGAAAGTATAGGAACTTTAATTCTATTTATTGATAATGCTTTAATTAGAAAAATTAAATTAACTTATAGAAACCGTGAATATTTCTTAGAAAATTTTAAATTTTCATTAAATATACAAGGAGAGGAATACCAGATTAAAACTTTTTTTACTTCTCCTTCTATTTATAATCTTATATGCGAACTAAGCATTTTAGGAAAAGGAAAATATGTTAGAATTTTTACAAAAAACTTTAAAAGCGAACTTTTTGAATTCAATTTAAAAGCAGATCTAAAGGAAAGAAATTTTTTAATAGTACTCAATGATTCTAAGATAAAAAATTATTTTATAAAAAATGCTTATATAGAGGGAAGTTTTAATGAAAATGTTATAGAAATTAAGAGAATGGATGTTATTTCTGATATTTTTAATATAACCACAAACTTTAAGTTTAAAGATAATACTCTTAAGGGTTTCTTACAGGGTTCTTTTGTTTTTGATAATATAAAATCGAGCATTAAAAGTAATTTTTTTATTGATATTAAAAGAGAAACTTTTTCTGGAGATATTTTATTAACTGATTTTATTTACAAGGATTTTAAATTTAATAAAATTTTTTACAGAGGAAGTATATCTAAAAATTTTTACTTTGACCCAGATTCTTTTGATATAAGGTCAGATTTTTTAGAAAGTTTCGGTAAGAAAGAAGAAGAAGGTATAACTTTTAAAATTGAGAAAATGTCACAAGAAATCTTAAAAAAATTAAATTCTTTAAATTTTATAAATAAGTTTGATTTAAGTGCAATAGGTTCAATCAGGATAAAAGAAAAAGATTTTGATATGATAGCGCAGGGAATTGTTAAAGATATTTTGATTAAAGATTTTCTAATAGATACTCTTAATTTTACTTGTTCAAGAAATGAGGGAATTAACAATGTTAATTTTTATTCCAAAGAATTGAATTTTAAAGGTGTTAAAATGTCTTTAGATTTATTAGGACTATTTTTTTCTGATTTTGACAGTATAAATTTTATTTTAAAGGGAATTTTTCCTTTTTTAGGTAGTATTGAAGAAGAGGGAGTTTTTATTAAAAAGGACAAAAGAGAAAAGATTAAATTAAATCATGGATTTTTAATTTTGAGTCCTTCTATTGATATTTCATTTGATTCGTTAAAATTTTTAAATGGGTTTTCAAAAATAAAAAAGGAAAATGAATTTTTTTATTTTAATCTTAAGGAAGGTGATTTATCCTATATTCCTTTTCTGGATTTGAAAGGAGAATTAAATTCTGAGGTTAGATTTAAAATAGAAGGCAATTTTCCGGTTCTAGTAGATGGTAAAATAAACGTTAAGAATTTATTTTATAAATTTCTAAACATAGATACCTTTAATTTTTCTTTTATAAGTAGTAGAGATTCAATCAAAGGCAATGGGTATTTCATAAGTAATAGAAAAGCCGGTAAGTTGAATTTGGATTATCATAAAGAAAATTACAATTTTGAAATATATGGAAATGACTTTAATATTAATGACTTTAATATTTTTGTAAAAGACTTATTTAATCTTGAAAAGGGTGATTATGATTTTAATTTTAAAGGAAATATAAAAAATAAGAAATTTGATTATATTGCTGAGGTAAATTGTGAAAATGTTTCTGGTGTATTTTATCCAGTTGCATTGAATTTTAACAATACTCATATTTACCTTGTTTTCAGAAATGATACTTTTCTTTATGATTTTACAGGATTAAGTGGAAATGGAAGATTAAGAGGAAGTGGTATAGGAAAACTTGGTCTTGATGGAAACGGTTTTAGTGTTAGTGGTAAGGTTAGTTTAAGAGAAGTTGATATTTATCCCATACCAAATATAGAGGCTGATGTAAATGGTGAAATAGTTTATAAAGAGGATCAGAGAGGTCTTTATATAGAGGGTGAGCTTTTGATAAATAAAGCTTTTATTTATCCATATTTTGAGGAAGAGGCTTTAAATAGATTTTCTAAAACAAGTATAAATTTAAACCTAAAGGGAGAAAACATTTTTATAACAAGTGAATATTTAAATGCTGAATTGAGAGGTAATCTTTCTATTTTATCTCCTGATTTTACGAGGAAAGTTTTTAAAGGAAGGTTTGATGTCAAAAGGGGAAATATTTTCTATTTGGGAAGAATTTTTGATATAAGGGGAAATTCTTATGTGGAATTGAAAGGTGAGGACAAGTTTGATCCAGAGCTTTTTATTGAGGCTGAAACCTATTATTTTAATCCTGTGAATAGGGAGAAAGTAAAAATTATAGTAATAACAAAAGGGAAATTATCTGCACCTCAATTTTCTTTAAGGTCTGATCCTCCAGTTTATACTGAAACAGAGTTATTTAAGATGCTTACCTTTGGTTCAGAATTAATTGGCTCAAACCTTATTGAGGGTACAGTTTCTACGGAAATCAGGAAAAGGTTAAAAATTAAAGAACTCTTAATAACAGGTCTTTTAAAGGGTGATCCTGTATTTACTGTTGGAACATATGTTAGTGAAAAGGTGTATCTTAAATATTCACAAGCACTTTATAATCCTTCGAGGAATCTTTATCTTATAAAATATTTTATTTTACCTACTCTTTCAATTTATACAGAAAAAGATGAAAAAGGTAGTTTACAGAGTGGTTTAGAATTTGAATTCCGTTTTTAA
- a CDS encoding GNVR domain-containing protein, translated as MGFKIIFETFLKWRKVFYIFFILSTVTVLIVSFFIPRKYIISTTLMPYQIEARGQTLPSEYLRLLENIPISFGSYITPSDILASLAQKGEVIVPMIIKLNLIDTFKAKYIEEAVKKFNDHYEVRVAEDGMVNITFVYKHPETGVKVLNEILNNLENFVKKIHNQFYEKRESLMREKFIAIENELKAVEDTFKTTKLKYGVHSIEEEFKSVFPRYTELKKEEIEAEIEYKTILSVIKDTNDIEVKRAKKKYFELKKEIEKIEKGENKKGFGAGFGLSLKSVPEVSVKLMRLWRKIEALSEVYQTLLNELEKTKIEASKDIPFFSIVSKPGYSKYNRKPKRIIVLLGGLSLSLFFGILLIYFLEFSDRIRNDERLKFIGEFFDTIASDLKIKK; from the coding sequence ATGGGATTCAAAATAATATTTGAAACTTTTTTAAAATGGAGAAAAGTTTTTTACATATTCTTTATACTTTCCACAGTAACTGTTTTAATTGTCTCCTTTTTTATACCAAGAAAATATATTATAAGTACTACTTTAATGCCCTACCAGATCGAAGCAAGGGGTCAAACTCTTCCTTCTGAATATTTAAGATTACTTGAAAACATACCTATAAGTTTTGGTTCTTATATAACTCCTTCTGACATTCTTGCTTCACTTGCCCAAAAGGGAGAAGTTATAGTTCCAATGATTATAAAACTTAACCTCATTGATACTTTTAAGGCAAAATATATAGAAGAGGCAGTTAAAAAGTTTAATGATCATTACGAAGTCAGAGTGGCTGAAGATGGAATGGTAAATATTACTTTTGTTTATAAACATCCTGAAACAGGAGTTAAAGTTTTAAATGAAATATTAAATAATCTTGAAAATTTTGTAAAAAAAATTCACAACCAGTTTTATGAAAAAAGAGAAAGTCTGATGAGGGAAAAGTTTATTGCTATTGAAAATGAATTAAAAGCAGTTGAAGACACATTCAAAACAACGAAATTAAAATACGGTGTACATAGTATAGAAGAGGAGTTTAAAAGCGTATTTCCCAGATACACAGAACTAAAAAAAGAAGAAATTGAAGCTGAAATTGAATATAAAACAATATTATCGGTAATAAAGGACACAAATGATATTGAAGTTAAAAGAGCTAAGAAGAAATATTTTGAACTTAAAAAAGAAATAGAAAAAATAGAGAAAGGGGAAAATAAAAAGGGGTTCGGAGCAGGATTCGGACTTTCACTTAAGTCAGTTCCAGAAGTAAGTGTTAAATTAATGAGGCTCTGGAGAAAAATTGAAGCCCTTTCTGAAGTATATCAGACTCTTTTGAATGAACTTGAAAAAACAAAAATTGAAGCCTCAAAGGATATCCCCTTTTTCAGCATAGTTTCAAAGCCAGGGTATTCAAAGTATAACAGAAAACCAAAAAGAATTATAGTTTTACTTGGAGGGTTATCTTTGTCTTTATTTTTTGGTATCCTACTTATATATTTCCTTGAATTTTCTGATAGAATAAGAAATGATGAAAGATTAAAATTCATAGGGGAATTTTTTGATACAATAGCTTCAGACCTCAAAATTAAAAAATAG
- the mtnA gene encoding S-methyl-5-thioribose-1-phosphate isomerase, which translates to MKNIPDPLIFKNNSLLILDQRKLPQKETYFEARSYSDVKKAIKEMILRGAPLIGIAGAYGILLGLKRNFKIDNFYKMKDELLSLRKTAYNLNFILSYLEELIKKGAEYKELLREVERIFEKEKERCEKIGENGYKIFKGNKYKRVLTHCNTGKLATGGIGTALGVIYKSRKNIEHVYVTETRPYFQGARLTSYELHKSKIPFTIIIDSMASFLMLKGEIDAVIVGADRITEDGYVANKIGTLSLAISAKEYGVPFYVAAPVSTIDFKLKGMQNIPIETRSGEEVRGWGKTKWVPKDYKILYYSFDLTPPNLIKFIITDVGNFKPEEIKMVQIQQKREELLNAK; encoded by the coding sequence ATGAAAAATATTCCAGATCCTTTAATTTTTAAAAATAATTCTCTTTTAATCCTTGACCAAAGAAAGCTTCCTCAAAAGGAGACTTATTTTGAAGCAAGAAGTTATTCTGATGTTAAAAAAGCAATTAAAGAAATGATTTTAAGAGGTGCTCCTTTAATTGGTATTGCAGGTGCTTATGGAATTTTACTTGGACTCAAGAGGAATTTTAAAATTGATAATTTTTATAAAATGAAAGATGAACTTCTTTCTTTAAGAAAAACAGCTTATAATTTGAATTTTATACTTTCTTATTTGGAAGAATTAATTAAAAAAGGGGCAGAATATAAGGAACTTTTGAGAGAAGTTGAAAGAATTTTTGAGAAAGAAAAGGAAAGATGTGAGAAAATAGGTGAAAACGGATACAAGATATTTAAGGGTAATAAATACAAGAGAGTTTTAACGCATTGCAACACAGGAAAACTTGCTACAGGAGGTATTGGAACTGCTTTAGGTGTTATTTATAAATCGCGGAAAAATATTGAACATGTTTATGTAACTGAAACAAGACCTTATTTCCAAGGAGCAAGATTAACTTCTTATGAACTACATAAATCTAAAATTCCTTTTACAATTATAATTGACAGTATGGCATCTTTTCTGATGTTAAAAGGAGAAATTGATGCGGTTATAGTTGGTGCTGATAGAATAACAGAAGATGGGTATGTTGCAAATAAAATAGGAACTCTTTCACTTGCTATTTCAGCGAAAGAATATGGTGTTCCATTTTATGTTGCAGCTCCAGTATCTACCATAGATTTTAAATTAAAAGGTATGCAAAATATTCCAATTGAGACAAGAAGTGGAGAAGAAGTTAGGGGGTGGGGAAAAACAAAATGGGTCCCAAAAGATTATAAAATTCTTTATTATTCTTTTGATTTAACTCCTCCTAATTTGATAAAATTCATAATTACTGATGTGGGGAATTTTAAACCTGAAGAAATAAAAATGGTTCAAATCCAACAAAAAAGGGAGGAGCTTTTAAATGCCAAATAA
- a CDS encoding Lrp/AsnC ligand binding domain-containing protein has product MPNKHYAFVLIKVQPGKVPSVAQKLYNINEVREIFMVTGPFDILAIVETDNYERLGDILAEEIQKIQGIEETQTLMAFRTYKYLER; this is encoded by the coding sequence ATGCCAAATAAGCATTATGCTTTTGTTTTAATAAAAGTTCAACCTGGAAAAGTTCCTTCTGTTGCTCAAAAGCTTTATAATATAAATGAAGTAAGGGAGATTTTTATGGTTACAGGTCCTTTTGATATTCTTGCAATTGTTGAGACTGATAACTATGAAAGACTCGGTGATATACTTGCAGAAGAAATTCAAAAAATTCAGGGAATAGAAGAAACGCAGACTCTTATGGCTTTCAGAACATATAAATATCTAGAAAGATGA
- a CDS encoding FlgD immunoglobulin-like domain containing protein, which yields MKKIFFFIFFLSFFLNATITNFVITPSNFTVGDIVTISVTADQDGPISFFIANSNNLISPNTGNIIGGVYQGQHRIFKAGRDSIYVAGIPGNAYSNSFLANPKPPSRILLLFNTQSHLPGDSLNKGRGSINLPIFPVGQNVNFTIKLTDIYYNESSYSDTLKVNLYTDDPHATISNTISFLPGETSKTFSAVFRRATMPYQFTPSDRRILRGVPSNPNFRGDTVRFNTNSPYFHVQAGNYSKLLILENWDSSGIRIGEQFDPGNFNSGKIQKLKPHPSGSNFWLEALACDYYYNRVVGSNLQVTLEFETPLPQGSSVTPNIVNLNDGRDTFTINISTSGIYSCYLNDSGNSIQSGEELLDIRGSFYNITVDPDTILSCTQLFRFIVRYYDASGNQTNSNQKIFLTPVFSSNLNQRASGFLSDSQIQLNQGIADIYLRYCTQASNEVIKIKVTDEIGTAPFYSEPIYVNSFVSMSDTFIVYPNPFGNVEYGGVKYEQLKIEFYLPEPSDVEVFIYDLFGHPVRKFKLLTLTSGKHVITWDGKNESGKRVASGAYVLILNAVKGARTVYKKRKTISVIW from the coding sequence ATGAAAAAAATATTTTTTTTTATTTTTTTTCTGAGTTTTTTTCTTAATGCTACAATAACAAATTTTGTAATTACTCCTTCTAATTTTACAGTTGGTGATATTGTGACTATTTCAGTAACAGCTGATCAGGACGGTCCTATTTCATTTTTTATTGCAAATAGTAACAATTTAATTTCGCCAAATACCGGAAATATAATAGGAGGAGTCTATCAAGGTCAACATAGAATTTTTAAAGCAGGTAGAGATTCAATCTATGTAGCAGGTATACCGGGTAATGCTTATAGTAATTCTTTTCTGGCTAATCCAAAACCCCCAAGCAGAATTTTATTATTATTCAATACCCAAAGTCATCTCCCGGGAGACAGTTTAAATAAGGGGAGAGGTTCAATTAATTTACCAATTTTTCCAGTTGGTCAGAATGTAAATTTCACTATAAAACTTACAGATATATATTACAATGAAAGTTCGTATTCAGATACTTTAAAGGTAAACCTTTATACAGATGACCCTCATGCAACTATTTCAAATACAATTTCTTTTTTACCGGGTGAAACTTCAAAAACTTTTTCCGCAGTTTTCAGGAGAGCAACAATGCCTTACCAGTTTACCCCCTCTGATAGAAGAATATTAAGGGGGGTTCCAAGCAATCCCAATTTTAGAGGAGATACAGTTAGATTTAACACAAATTCTCCTTATTTTCATGTTCAGGCTGGTAATTATTCAAAGCTTCTGATACTGGAAAATTGGGATTCATCAGGTATAAGGATAGGTGAACAATTTGATCCAGGAAATTTTAATTCAGGGAAAATCCAGAAGCTTAAACCCCACCCTTCTGGCTCAAATTTCTGGCTTGAAGCACTTGCCTGTGATTATTATTACAACAGGGTTGTTGGCAGTAATCTTCAGGTTACCTTAGAGTTTGAAACACCACTTCCACAGGGTAGCTCAGTTACTCCCAATATTGTTAATTTAAATGATGGGAGAGATACCTTTACTATAAATATTTCTACTTCTGGCATTTATTCTTGCTATTTGAATGATAGTGGAAATAGCATACAAAGTGGGGAAGAATTACTTGATATAAGAGGAAGCTTTTATAATATAACGGTTGATCCTGATACAATTCTTTCCTGTACTCAACTTTTTAGATTTATTGTTAGATATTATGATGCTTCAGGTAATCAAACAAACTCAAATCAAAAGATATTTTTAACTCCTGTTTTTTCCTCAAATTTGAACCAGCGGGCCTCAGGTTTTCTTTCTGATTCACAAATTCAGTTAAATCAGGGTATTGCTGATATTTATCTTAGATATTGCACCCAGGCTTCAAATGAGGTAATAAAGATAAAAGTGACAGATGAAATTGGGACAGCACCCTTTTATTCGGAACCCATATATGTAAATAGTTTTGTATCAATGAGTGATACTTTTATAGTTTATCCTAACCCTTTTGGTAATGTTGAGTATGGTGGGGTAAAATATGAACAGCTTAAAATAGAGTTTTACCTTCCGGAACCATCAGATGTTGAAGTTTTTATTTATGATTTATTTGGTCACCCGGTGAGAAAATTTAAACTTTTGACTCTTACATCTGGCAAACATGTTATAACCTGGGATGGAAAAAATGAGTCAGGTAAAAGGGTTGCAAGTGGTGCTTATGTTTTAATTCTTAATGCAGTAAAAGGTGCAAGGACTGTTTATAAAAAAAGAAAAACAATTTCTGTGATATGGTGA